Part of the Erwinia amylovora genome is shown below.
GGGCTGAATCCCTGCCAGGCTTTGTTATAGTCAAGCGTTCCGACAGGGAAGGAACGGGCCGCTCCGGGGCAGGCCGTATGCTGTCGTTTCGTTATCACCAACATCATGATGCCGGTGAAATTTACAGCCTCGTTTGTAGCACAGCTTGGGATGGCTGTCTTCTGTTGTCTCGCTTCAGCATAGTCAGAAAAAGAGAGCGTTGCCGTTTTAATCACGGCGGCGTACTCTGCTGTAACTAAATGAATTGGAGGATGTTGTTATGCAGGCACGGGTTAAGTGGGTCGAAGGGATGACGTTTTTGGGAGAATCCTCATCTGGTCATCAGGTGCTGATGGATGGTAATTCGGGCGATAAAGCGCCAAGCCCAATGGAAATGGTGCTGATGGCCGCCGGCGGCTGCAGCGCCATTGACGTGGTGTCAATTTTGCAAAAGGGCCGCCATAGCGTGGCTGACTGCGAAGTGAAGCTGACCTCAGAACGCCGCGAAGAGGCACCGCGTATCTTCACCCGCATTAACCTGCATTTTGTTGTCAGCGGCAAAGCGCTGGCGGATAACGCGGTAGCGCGTGCGGTCGATCTCTCTGCGGAAAAATACTGCTCGGTGGCGATTATGCTGGGCAAGGGGGTGGAGATGAGCCACAGTTATGAAGTGATCGAACTGACCTGATCCCGCCCATCCTCTTAGCCGTAAAAGGAAAGAACTTCAGCCGATTTTCTTTCCTTCAATCAACCGCTTAACCAGCGGCCCCATGATCAGCTCCATCGCCAGCCCCATTTTTCCTCCCGGCACCACCAGGGTTTTGATATGTGAGATAAACGAACCCTGCAGCATGGACAGCAGGTAAGGGAAATCGATATCTTCCAGCCCCTGAAAGTGGACAACCACGAAACTCTCATCCAGAGAGGGGATGCCACGGGCGGCAAACGGGTTGGAGGTGTCCACCGTCGGGACGCGCTGGAAGTTGATATGGGTGCGTGAAAACTGCGGAGTAATAAAGTTGATGTAGTCCTCCATTGAACGCACCACGGAGTCCATCACTGCTTCGCGCGAATGGCCGCGTTCGCTGGTATCGCGCACCAGTTTTTGGATCCACTCAAGGTTGACGATGGGCACCACGCCAACCAGCAGATCCACGTTTTCCGCCACGTTATGCAGCGGGGTGACAACGCCGCCGTGCAACCCTTCATAAAACAGCACATCGGTCGGTTCTGCCAGCGGCTGCCACGGCGTAAAGGTGCCGGGCACCTGGTTCCAGGGCACGGCTTCATCGTAGGTATGCAAATACTTACGCGACTTTCCTTTACCGCTGCGACCATATTCGCTGAATGTACGCTCCAGCAGTGCGAAATCATTCGCTTCCGGGCCAAAATAGCTGACGTGTTTACCCATATCGCGCGCTTTGCGGATCGCCATATCCATCTCCGGGCGGGTAAAGCGGTGGAAGCTGTCTCCTTCTATTTCTGCTGCATGCAGGCCCAGCTGCTGGAAGATCTTCCTGAATGCCAGGCTGGTGGTCGTGGTTCCTGCCCCGCTGGAGCCGGTAACGGCGATAACCGGATGTTGAGTCGACATAGCGTACTACTTCCTTAAAAAACGGGTGGCCCTGCATTGGTAACATGCTTTGTCGACACATGTCATCAATACGGCAGCGATGAAGCTGATATAACCTGGCGGACGGGGTTAGCCGCGAAACTGGCCGCGCGGCATAATGTTGACCGACTCGTGCAGTTCAGACCACACCAGCACCACCTCGCCGCAGCTCAGCTGACGGCGAACATCGGCGACTTTCTGTTCCAGCGATCGCTCATGCTCGCCATAATCGGTGCCTTCGCGCAGCACAAAGGATTCAATCAGGTTATCAAGTGTTGCCGAATCGAGCTCTTTCCAGGGAATAATCATCAGTTGTCCAGCCAGGTGGTAAGCCATTGCGGAATGCGTTGCTCCAGCCACATTTGTGGGCTGCGCAGCGTTCCGCCTACAAAACCAACGTGCCCGCCATGCTGCGTCAGCTGATATTCAACGTTTGACGGCAGCAGGGCAGGATCGGGGATCACATCAGCGGTCATAAAAGGGTCATCCTGCGCGTGAATGATCAGCAGCGGCTTACGCACGCCGGGCAGCAGCGGCATGGCGCTGCTGCGGCGGTAATAGTCGCTGGCATCAATAAAGCCATGAGCGCGGGCGGTAATCGCATTATCAAAATCACGCAGCCGGCCAATGGATTCGAGCTGCGCCAGGTCGACGGGCAGCGTGCCCGGCCAGGCATGCAGTTTCAGCAGGTTAAGCAGATAACGCTGATAAACACGGAAAAAGCCCTGTTCCAGCCGCCGGCTACAGGGTTCCAGCATCAGCGGTGCAGAAACTGCCACCGCGGCGTCGAGCAGGCAGTGATCCCCCTGCTTGCCCAGCAGGCAGGCCAGCATATTCCCGCCCAGCGAGAAACCCACGGCGGCGGTCGGCACCCGGCCCCATTCAGCGCGCAGCCACTGTAAAAAGTAGCTGGCATCACCGGTTTCGCCAGAGTGATAGATGCGGTTCAGGCGGTTGGGTACGCCGCTACAGCCGCGAAAGTGCATCACCACGCCCAGCCAGCCACGCGCTTTCAACGCCTGCAACAGGCCGTGCGCATAGGGGCTGTGAAAGCTGCCTTCCAGGCCGTGGAACAGCACCACGCGCGGCTTATTGCGCGCCCGGGCCGGGTTTTCGCTCCAGGCCAGGTCGACAAAATCACCGTCCGGTAGCGTCAGTCGCTGCCAGTGCGCTTTCAGCGTCACCCGGCGGCGCACCAGGCGCGGCAGAATGGTTTGCAGATGCGCGTTGCTGGCCCCTGCCATTGGGCGAAACGGGTTTTCAGCCAGGCGATCAAAAATCATGTGGTCAGAGCTTGTCGGATCCATAGCGCGCTGTTAGCTTCATCAGGTTGTTTATTTTTCCGGGGGGTGAGGAGCACCCGTTCTATGGAACTGAGTCAGTTTTTATCCATGTCAGGCTTTCTCTGGGTTGCTGCCATTACGCCCGGTCCTAATAATATGTTACTCACCGCCTCCGGCGCGAATTTTGGTTTCTTTCGCTCTCTGAGTTTGTTGATGGGCATCATGATCGGTATGCAGGCTATGCTGCTGATGGTGGCGTTTGGCGTCGGCGGACTGATACTGCTTTATCCCTCCCTGCATCTTTTTTTCAAAGTGGCGGGTAGCGTTTATCTGCTGTGGCTGGCGTGGAAAATTGGCAGCGCCGACTATGAAAAGCTGGATACCGACAAGACTCCGGCCGCGCGGATGCCGTTCTGGCAGGGCGGCCTGCTTCAGCTTATCAATCCTAAGGCGTGGCTGATGGCGCTGGGAGCCGTTGCCAGCTTTAGCCTGGCGGGTGAAGCTTATCGTACCTCGGTGGTGGCTATCAGTATTGCTATGGCGCTGGTCAATGCGCTGTCCGGCGTTATCTGGTTGGGATTTGGTACGCTGATTGGCCGCATTTTGCGCAGTCGCCGCGCCTGGACGTTGTTTAACGTATTGATGGGTTTAGTGACCGCAGCCTGCGTCCTGCTGATTTGGCGCTGAAGGCCCGGCGGGAATGGGTGCTAACCGTCGACCTGAAGCGTAAATCAGGCTTAACGCCGCTTATGGCTCTATTCCGGCAATAGAATGCGTGAAAAGTGCTAAGCACCTTTTGTTATAAATAATAATTTTTAATTACTTTATCAGGACAGATACGCCCGGTTACAAAGGAGTCATACAGCAATAACCATCGAGCGGAACGTGCTATGGCGGGTAAATTTTCGGTTTCCATTCTGGCGGCGGCACTGTCGCTGACGGCACTCAGCGTACAGGCGGTGGAGGTCACCATTGCCTATCAGACATCGGCAGAGCCGGCGAAAGTCGCGCAGGCCGATGGCACCTTGGCTAAAGAGAGTGGTGCTAAGGTCGACTGGCGCAAATTCGATAGCGGCTCAGGCGTGGTGCGCGCGCTGGCTTCCGGCGATGTACAGATTGGCAATATCGGCTCCAGCCCGCTGGCCGTTGCCGCCAGCCAGCAGGTACCGATTGAAGTCTTCCTGCTGGCCTCACAGCTCGGTAATTCTGAGGCGCTGGTGGTGAAAAAAGAGATTAACCATCCGCAAGACCTGATCGGCAAACGTATCGCCGTCCCCTTTATCTCCACCACCCATTACAGCCTGCTGGCAGCCCTCAAACACTGGGGCATCAGGCCCGAACAGGTGCAGATCGTCAACCTGCAACCACCGGCCATTACCGCCGCCTGGCAGCGCGGCGATATTGACGGTGCTTACGTCTGGGCGCCGGCCGTTAATCAACTTGAAAAACAGGGGAAGGTGCTGACCGACTCATCCCAGCTGGCCAAATGGGGCGCGCCAACGCTGGATGTCTGGGTGGTGCGCAAGGATTTTGCCGAACAACATCCTGACGTGGTGACCGCTTTCGCCCGCAGCGCGCTGGCCGCGCAAAAAAACTATCTCGATAATCCGCAGCAGTGGCTGAAGCAGGATGAATATCTCGGCAAGCTGTCGCGCCTGAGCGGCGTGCCTGTGGCACAGGTGCCCGCACTGGTGCAGGGAAATACCTATTTCGGTGCAAGGCAACAGGTTGAACAGCTGAACGGCCCGGTTAATCAGGCGATAATCGACACGGCTAAATTCCTGAAAGAGCAAGGGAAAGTACCGCAGATAGCCAGCGACTACCGCAGTTTTGTCACTGACCGTTTCGTCAAACCTTTGGCACAGTAAGCAGGAGCGCCGCAAATGCTGACTGTCTCTCATCTTCGCGCCAGCTATGGGGAAAGGCTGGTTTTACAGGATATTAACCTGACGATCGACAGCGACGAGCTGGTGGTGGTACTCGGCCCGTCTGGCTGCGGCAAAACCACGCTGCTCAATCTCATTGCCGGATTTATCCCCGCTGACGGCGGCAGTATTACGCTGGACGGGCAACCGGTTAGCGGGCCGGGTGCCGATCGCGGCGTGGTCTTCCAGCATGAGGGGCTGCTGCCGTGGCGCAACGTGCTGGATAATGTCGCTTTTGGCCTGCAACTGGCCGGGGTAGAGAAAAGCGAGCGCCGTGCTGTGGCGCAACGCATGCTGAAAAAAGCCGGGCTGCAGGGGACTGAGCACCATTTTATCTGGCAGCTTTCCGGCGGCATGCGCCAGCGCGTGGGCATTGCCAGAGCGCTGGCGGCAGATCCGCGCCTGCTGCTGCTGGATGAACCCTTTGGCGCGCTGGACGCGTTTACCCGCGAACAGATGCAGGAACTGCTGCTGCGGCTGTGGCGTGACAGCGGCAAACAGATCCTGCTGATCACCCACGACATTGAAGAAGCCGTATTTCTTGCCAGCGAGCTGATCCTGCTGTCGCCGGGGCCGGGGCGCATCGTTGAGCGCCTGGCGCTGGACTTTGGCCGCCGCTATGCGGCCGGAGAAGACTGCCGGGCGATTAAGTCCGATCCGGCATTTATCGAACGCCGTGAATATGTCCTCAGCCGGGTGTTCCGGCAGCGCGAGGTCTTCGCATGAGTTTACTGATTAATGAAAAAGCGGCGCGGCGCAAATGGCCGCCGCGCTGGCCGCTGTCGCGCCAGCTGACCCTCAGCCTGGCGACTTTACTGATACTTCTGGCGGTTTGGTGGGCGGTGACCCGGCTCCAGCTGATAGCCCCGCTGTTTCTGCCAGCCCCGCAGCAGGTATGGCACCAGCTGCTGACCATCGCCAGCCCGATTGGCTTTATGGATGCCACCTTGTGGCAGCATCTCGCCGCCAGCCTGACGCGCATGGTGATTGCCCTGCTGGCCGCCGTGGTGATTGGCGTACCGATCGGCATCTTAATGGGGCTTAACGATACGCTGCGCGGCATTCTCGACCCGCTGATTGAGCTGTACCGCCCGGTGCCGCCGCTGGCTTATCTGCCGCTGATGGTTATCTGGTTCGGCATTGGTGAAACCTCAAAAATCTTGCTGATTTACCTGGCTATCTTCGCGCCGGTGACGATGTCCGCGCTCGCCGGGGTAAAAAGCGCCCGGCAGGTACGTCTGCGCGCCGCCCGTTCGCTGGGGGCCAGCCGCTGGCAGGTGCTGTGGTTTGTGGTGCTACCCGGTGCGCTGCCGGAGATCCTCACCGGAATTCGTATTGGCCTGGGCGTTGGCTGGTCGACGCTGGTGGCCGCAGAACTGATCGCCGCCACCCGTGGACTGGGTTTTATGGTGCAGTCGGCCGGTGAGTTTCTGGCGACTGATGTGGTACTGGCCGGTATCGCGACGATTGCCTTAATCGCTTTTGCACTTGAGCTGGGGCTGCGCGCCTTACAGCGCCGCTTAACCCCCTGGCATGGAGAACAACAATGAACGAACGAATCAGCATTCAGGCGCTGGGGCCGCATATCGGCGCTCTGGTCAGTGAGATCAACCTGAGCCGCCCGCTAAGTGATGCGCAGTTTGAGCAGCTCTATCACGCATTAATCCGCCATCAGGTACTGTTCCTGCGCGATCAGCCGCTAACGCCGCATCAGCAGCGCCAGCTGGCGGCACGTTTTGGCGATCTGCATATCCATCCGCTTTATCCTCACGCGCCCGACGTGGAAGAGATTATCGTGCTGGATACCAACGATGATAATCCGCCGGATAACGACAACTGGCACACCGATGTCACCTTTATCGAAACGCCGCCAGCGGGTGCCATTCTCACCGCGAAGCAGCTGCCTGACAGCGGGGGAGACACGCTGTGGGCCAGCGGCATTGCTGCCTGGAATGCCTTATCGGCACCGATACAGACGCTGCTTGATGGGTTGCAGGCCGAGCATGACTTCAGAAAATCGTTCCAGGAGTACAAATACCGCAGCAGCGCAGAGGAGCATCAGCGCTGGCAGCAGGCCGTGGCAAAGAACCCGCCGGTGCAGCATCCGGTGGTGCGCACCCACCCGGTCAGTGGCAAAAAGGCATTATTCGTCAATGAGGGCTTTACCACGCGCATTGTCGGGTTGAAGGAGAAGGAGAGCGATGCGCTGCTGAACTTCCTCTTTGCCCATATCACTAAACCCGATTTCCAGGTGCGCTGGCGCTGGCGGCAGGATGATGTGGCAATCTGGGATAACCGGGTAACCCAGCATTACGCGAATGCGGATTACCTGCCGCAGCGCCGTATTATGCACCGGGCGACCATCCTCGGCGATAAACCTTTCTGAACTAACCTGTTCATAGCGGGCTGCGACGGCACCGCAGCCTCGCGATGCTCACCTAAGCGCGTCTGCCGTGGCATCGTCGTTGTTCAGCCCGCTAAAAAGATCGCAACGGTAACGCCGACAACTGGCCAGTGCAGACATCGTTGACCACTCCAAACCCCATCCCCTTCTTGACCTCCGATTACACGGTGCATTGACATCACCTGACGAGGTTTTTCCCTGGCTCACCTTCGGCGACAACTGATGGCCTTGTGGAGAACAGATGGGATCTGTCTGGTGTGTTGCAGGCCAGGGAATATCAACGCCTGAGTTTCAGATATGTGTGGTTCCACGTACAACTTCCCCAACGTGTCATATCCCCTTAAGTGGTTAAAATAATTTAACGGTAATCAGTAAATGGTGTATTAGCCTTTTTATATAAAAGCTGATGACCGGAATTTCATTATGGACGTGAAATGATGAAGGGGAGGTTGGAAATTATTTATCCTTTTTCTTTATGCAGAATGCCGCAATTTACGCTGCGGGTTTCTTCTGAACCTTTTTATTCGCTAAGCATTATTCTTTTTTGGTTTTCGTACTCAGGAGTATTCGATGATCGAATTAAATTCATTTGCTGAACTGCGCATGACAGTACCGTCAAAATCTGGCGAGGTTGTCTTTCTCAAAAGCTATTATGACAACGAACCCAGTCCCCGTGGTGGCGGACACTTTATTGGCTTGCCGGCCACGACAGATCTGAAAGATGACAACGGCACGATTGCTCTGGGAGAGGGCTTTTACTGGAAACGTGCAGTGACTGATCCACAGGAATTGAACGTGCTTCATTTCGGTGCAAAAGGCGATGGCAAAACCGACGACACTGGCGCTTTTACCAGCATGTTGAGCTGGGTTCAGAACTACAATCAGAACATAAAAAGCCTGCCCGTGCGCTTTCCGTGCGGTCGATTTTTGATTAGGCCACTCGATTTTAGCGGTGCCGAGATCCCCTTTTTTGGCCTGGAGGGCGTGGGCATTCCCTTAGGATCTTTGCCGTCTACGACGATTGTTTCTGACCAAAGTTCCAATACCGTGTTCAAGATAAATGCACGGCGTATGACGATAAAAGGGCTTACCTGGGACGGGCAGGCCAGCGCGGACACCAATAATAATGTGGGCACCATCACTGCCGAAATGTGCTCCAACGTGCAGCCCTTCCTGGAAAATATTTGTCAGGGCGGCCAGTTAGTCAACATCAGCCACTTCCGTGGACAATACAGCGGGGGAACCATATTCAAATTACAGGACACCTTCGACAGCAAATTTGAGCAATTCTATACCCTGAAAACATTTTCCCGCGTCCTCGACGTTGGCTGGTCAAACCGACCAGAGGGAGCCTGGGATCACTCTACTGCCATTGAATTATGTAACGCTAATTTCCAGTCGGGTTATGGGGATGCAACGCTTTATATGCCTCGGGTAACACAGGGTATTATTCGCAATGTCTGGATTGAACACACGCGAAATCCGGGCAATCTCTCAGACGGAGGCTGGACGATTGATACATTAAATATTGAAGACTGCCACAAGCCATTTATTCTCAGTAATAGCCGCATTCTGATGCGCCAGATTAACCTTCAGTCCGGCTCCACTTTGGATCTTGCAAAGACTTCAGGAAGATGGCTTTCCGATTACGAATATGGTCACCGCAGGGATGAAAATTATGGGACGAGCTTAACAGGATCGCTTAAGGTCGGTTATTTCAGCGGTTATAAACTGGAAAATAATACCGATAAGGATAACTGGTATCGTCTGGGACGCCTTTACTTCGCCAAATCCAATCAGCTGTGGGAAATTGAATTAATCAGTAAAGCAGATAGTACCGCACCATCAGACAGTGCTACCTCACCCGTCAATCTGCCCGGTGCAGGAAAAACGTGGATTAATTTGCAAAAGCTCGATTCCGTTTCGGCAGACTGTTTCCATAGGGGGCAACCCGCCATTCTGGAGATGCGTTACAGCCGCGAAGGGACGAGCCGCACCTCAGTATGGGTGAAGCTGAAAGCGAAAAGCGGTGCAACGATGTTCAATCTTACCACCACCGGGCCGACGCGTTTCGAGTCCGGCGTCTGCTCGCTGTTTGATGCAGACATGTCGCTGGTCAGTGACGAGAGTCAGATTGGCAGCCTGAAACCTGTGGCGCGCTTCGGCATACATAATGGTGTTGCGGGCATAGGTGCTAACGAAAAGGGTTTGGTAACGCTGGCAACGGCAACGGGAATACCAGCAGATAAGACCACGCCCACGGGTTTCGTCTTGCTGAATATCAATGGCGCTGAACGTAAGGTGGCTTACTATGATTAATCCCCTGAAGTACCCCCTGCACCTAACGGCGAGGGATTCCGTTTCTTAAGCCGCAGCCGCCCTTAGCGCGTTGAGACTTTTCGCTATAAACAGAGACGGCGAACCACGCCGTCTGTTTTTCCACCTTGCTCTGACGCTGCATGCCCGTCGATTAATCAGACGCTGGCGGAACACCGCCTGACGCTAAACAGGGTATTCAGCTGCGGCGACGGCGGGTGAAACGCGGTGAAATACCTGAAGGTTCAGCTCACACCCTTTGAGACATTTCGGCGAATCAGAGGGTTAAAAAGGAAGAATTGACATCTCCCTTAGGTATTCAGTCAACATGTGTTCTGCCTTTCAGATATTCGGGCTAAGCATCAGGAAGCCAGCATGGTTTCCAGCTGCTCTTGTGCTTCCAGCCACGCCAGCTCGCACTCTTCCAGCGCTGATTTTGCCGTCGCCTGCTGCTGCAGTGCTGCGGTGAGATCGGCTTTACGTGCCTGCTCATAGAGAGTGGCGTCTGACAGCTGGCCTTCCGCATCGGCCAGCCGCGCATGATGCTTTTCCATCAGTTTTTCCAGTTTCTCAAGCTGCTTGCGCAACGGCTGCGTGTGAGTGCGCAGCTCGGCCTCGCGACGCTTCTGGTCCTTACGTGCCTGGGCGCTGTTGGTGCTGTCCGCCTTCGGCGCGTCGCCGTCAGCGCTCTGCCGCTGCTGCTCGCTTAGCCACTGCTGGTAATCTTCTAAATCGCCGGCAAAGGGTTCGACTTTGCCATCATGCACCAGGCAGAGATCGTCAGTGGTGGAACGCAGCAGGTGACGGTCGTGAGAAACCACCACCAGCGCACCTTCGAAGTCGATTAGCGCCTCGGTTAACGCCTGGCGCATATCCAGGTCAAGGTGGTTGGTTGGCTCATCCAGCAGCAGCAGGTTGGGGCGCTGCCAGACGACCAGCGCCAGCACCAGCCGCGCTTTTTCACCGCCGGAAAAGCGCCGTGTCTCTTCACTGACCTTGTCGCCCTGGAAGCCAAAGCCGCCAAGGTAATCGCGCAGCTGCTGCTCCAGCACTTTTGGCGCCAGGCGCACCAGATGCTGGATCGGCGACTCGTCGGCGCGCAG
Proteins encoded:
- a CDS encoding OsmC family protein, whose translation is MQARVKWVEGMTFLGESSSGHQVLMDGNSGDKAPSPMEMVLMAAGGCSAIDVVSILQKGRHSVADCEVKLTSERREEAPRIFTRINLHFVVSGKALADNAVARAVDLSAEKYCSVAIMLGKGVEMSHSYEVIELT
- a CDS encoding phosphoribulokinase — encoded protein: MSTQHPVIAVTGSSGAGTTTTSLAFRKIFQQLGLHAAEIEGDSFHRFTRPEMDMAIRKARDMGKHVSYFGPEANDFALLERTFSEYGRSGKGKSRKYLHTYDEAVPWNQVPGTFTPWQPLAEPTDVLFYEGLHGGVVTPLHNVAENVDLLVGVVPIVNLEWIQKLVRDTSERGHSREAVMDSVVRSMEDYINFITPQFSRTHINFQRVPTVDTSNPFAARGIPSLDESFVVVHFQGLEDIDFPYLLSMLQGSFISHIKTLVVPGGKMGLAMELIMGPLVKRLIEGKKIG
- a CDS encoding YheU family protein, which codes for MIIPWKELDSATLDNLIESFVLREGTDYGEHERSLEQKVADVRRQLSCGEVVLVWSELHESVNIMPRGQFRG
- a CDS encoding hydrolase; this encodes MDPTSSDHMIFDRLAENPFRPMAGASNAHLQTILPRLVRRRVTLKAHWQRLTLPDGDFVDLAWSENPARARNKPRVVLFHGLEGSFHSPYAHGLLQALKARGWLGVVMHFRGCSGVPNRLNRIYHSGETGDASYFLQWLRAEWGRVPTAAVGFSLGGNMLACLLGKQGDHCLLDAAVAVSAPLMLEPCSRRLEQGFFRVYQRYLLNLLKLHAWPGTLPVDLAQLESIGRLRDFDNAITARAHGFIDASDYYRRSSAMPLLPGVRKPLLIIHAQDDPFMTADVIPDPALLPSNVEYQLTQHGGHVGFVGGTLRSPQMWLEQRIPQWLTTWLDN
- a CDS encoding LysE family translocator; this encodes MELSQFLSMSGFLWVAAITPGPNNMLLTASGANFGFFRSLSLLMGIMIGMQAMLLMVAFGVGGLILLYPSLHLFFKVAGSVYLLWLAWKIGSADYEKLDTDKTPAARMPFWQGGLLQLINPKAWLMALGAVASFSLAGEAYRTSVVAISIAMALVNALSGVIWLGFGTLIGRILRSRRAWTLFNVLMGLVTAACVLLIWR
- the tauA gene encoding taurine ABC transporter substrate-binding protein, with product MAGKFSVSILAAALSLTALSVQAVEVTIAYQTSAEPAKVAQADGTLAKESGAKVDWRKFDSGSGVVRALASGDVQIGNIGSSPLAVAASQQVPIEVFLLASQLGNSEALVVKKEINHPQDLIGKRIAVPFISTTHYSLLAALKHWGIRPEQVQIVNLQPPAITAAWQRGDIDGAYVWAPAVNQLEKQGKVLTDSSQLAKWGAPTLDVWVVRKDFAEQHPDVVTAFARSALAAQKNYLDNPQQWLKQDEYLGKLSRLSGVPVAQVPALVQGNTYFGARQQVEQLNGPVNQAIIDTAKFLKEQGKVPQIASDYRSFVTDRFVKPLAQ
- the tauB gene encoding taurine ABC transporter ATP-binding subunit; this translates as MLTVSHLRASYGERLVLQDINLTIDSDELVVVLGPSGCGKTTLLNLIAGFIPADGGSITLDGQPVSGPGADRGVVFQHEGLLPWRNVLDNVAFGLQLAGVEKSERRAVAQRMLKKAGLQGTEHHFIWQLSGGMRQRVGIARALAADPRLLLLDEPFGALDAFTREQMQELLLRLWRDSGKQILLITHDIEEAVFLASELILLSPGPGRIVERLALDFGRRYAAGEDCRAIKSDPAFIERREYVLSRVFRQREVFA
- the tauC gene encoding taurine ABC transporter permease TauC yields the protein MSLLINEKAARRKWPPRWPLSRQLTLSLATLLILLAVWWAVTRLQLIAPLFLPAPQQVWHQLLTIASPIGFMDATLWQHLAASLTRMVIALLAAVVIGVPIGILMGLNDTLRGILDPLIELYRPVPPLAYLPLMVIWFGIGETSKILLIYLAIFAPVTMSALAGVKSARQVRLRAARSLGASRWQVLWFVVLPGALPEILTGIRIGLGVGWSTLVAAELIAATRGLGFMVQSAGEFLATDVVLAGIATIALIAFALELGLRALQRRLTPWHGEQQ
- the tauD gene encoding taurine dioxygenase — translated: MNERISIQALGPHIGALVSEINLSRPLSDAQFEQLYHALIRHQVLFLRDQPLTPHQQRQLAARFGDLHIHPLYPHAPDVEEIIVLDTNDDNPPDNDNWHTDVTFIETPPAGAILTAKQLPDSGGDTLWASGIAAWNALSAPIQTLLDGLQAEHDFRKSFQEYKYRSSAEEHQRWQQAVAKNPPVQHPVVRTHPVSGKKALFVNEGFTTRIVGLKEKESDALLNFLFAHITKPDFQVRWRWRQDDVAIWDNRVTQHYANADYLPQRRIMHRATILGDKPF